The DNA window GTTAACCCCCTCTATAATCTCAACACATTCTTCACCCTTTAATCCAATACCTATCTTTTGTTTTTTTGCCTTTCCCTCTTTATATAAGAAAACATAAGGACTACCATCTTCTTCATACCTTATGGCCTCAAAATCCACCGTAATAGCATCACTTTTCTCTTTTAAGATTATTTCACCATATATTACCTTATTAATTAACTCGCCTCCAATGGGTTGAGCTAATTTAGCCCTTACCTTAAAATAATCCTTCCCTTCACCTTCAGAAGAGGAGTCCTCTTCAGAGATCATACTAATCTCCTCAATCTTACCTGCCA is part of the bacterium genome and encodes:
- a CDS encoding HlyD family efflux transporter periplasmic adaptor subunit, which encodes MIAIFKQPPKEIIIPFDGVLTKISIKNGAIVSRGNELVTLVNPKDICGALKVSGENISKVKEGQGVIIKKEYYSTYSMAGKIEEISMISEEDSSSEGEGKDYFKVRAKLAQPIGGELINKVIYGEIILKEKSDAITVDFEAIRYEEDGSPYVFLYKEGKAKKQKIGIGLKGEECVEIIEGVNLQDKIIIQEDLPLIDGQRIKVQDKSE